The Spirulina subsalsa PCC 9445 region GTAATAGTTGCTGATAGACTTGATTTTCTGAGACAAGGAGGGCGCGATCTTGGATTAAAGGAATGAGTTGGGGGGGTAATTCTAAGTCAATGATTTTGGCTTTTGTTTCTTCGGGGGAGAGATTTTGTTGTGCGAGTTGATAAAATTGATTTTGAGCGTGTAAGGATAGCATTTGTTGTTCAACTGCTGTCAATTCTGCTACAATTTGCCGATTGTCAAACTCCATTAAAATCTGTCCTGCTTCGACGGTATCCCCTTCTTGAACATGGATCGTTTTAACCATCCCTGTGATAGGAGTTTGTAAGTCCTGAATCGGGGTTTTGGTTTGAATTTCCCCCGATGCGGAAACGACTTCTTCGACAGTCGCTAAGGATGCCCAAGTAATTAGAAACGCGAGTACCGTAATGAGGGTTAAAATACCAGAAGGGATACTAGCCGGGAAACTCAAGGGTTGAGTGAAAAGAGGGTGCGTTACAAGCTGTTGATTGACTTCATCTTCCCCTATTCTATTATCCCACAAGTTCAGGTCTGTTTGTAAGTTCCACTGTTGCACTCGACCTTTATAAGTCCAGATTAGCATTAAACCTGTAGCTGTACTGACTAAGCTAATCCACAACCATTGATGAGTCGCGTTGAAGGATTTTTGCGGCTGGGAAAACTCGGGTGAGGGGGTAGGATTGGCTATGGTTTTTGTGCCTTCTGTGCTTAACTCGGGAGGAGTAACATTAAAATCCGAGGGGAGACGATGGGGAATAGTTACTATTCTCTGTTCTAAATATTCTACATTGTTGCTTTGACTGAGGAGTATTAGGGATAGTGGGGCGGACATAGTTTCCTCCTTTTAGGAAATCATCAACTGTGAAATATCTTTTATCCGGGGAGAATATTTTACTCAACTTTATTTTAAATGTTGACTGGCTATGGGAGTCATGATGAACACAAAACTATGGCTTGAAAAACGCTTAGGTATTTCCCTTGAAGTCTTAGCTAAATTCTGCCAAGCCAATAAATCGGTATTACGCACTGACTAAAATATTGAACTTTACTTCTTCGATTGCACTAAAACTTTAAAAGAATTCCCTCCCCTTGGTATCTCCTCAATAATCGCCCCATAATCCATGACTAATATTCTATCTGTGTGCTGCAAACAGTCTGGATAACGAGAAACTAGAATTACAGTCATTTTCGGATAAAAATAGCGCAGATTTTCCATGATTTCTGTAAGTTCCTCCCGTGCAATGGCATGGGTCACTTGATCTAAAATTAAAAGACTGGGATGCTGTAATAAACAACGAGTTAAAAGGATTTTCTGCTGTTCCCCTTCCGAGGGAAGTAAGCCATTTTTGCCCAAGAACGTGTCATACTGTTGTGGCAGTGTCATCACCCAAGGATGAAGTCGGGTGATTTGGCAAATTTCCTCAATCTGTTCTAAGCAACTCTGGGCTTGAAAAGGGGCTAGGTTTTCGGCTATAGTGTCGGAAAGAATGGGCATTTGTTGGGAAGCAATGGCAATCTGATTCTGTAATAATTGAGGCCGAATTTGACTAATATTTCGCCCATCCCAAAGAATTTGACCTGTTGAGCAAGGACGAGATAAACTGAGGAGTTGAATCAGGGTGGTTTTCCCCGCACCACTTTTCCCTGTAATGCCTAACCATTCTCCTGCACAAAGGGTAAAATTAAGCGGTGGTTGACTCGGATAAAGGTCACTAAAGTGGGGGAGAATGATATTTTTAACTTGTAAGTTATGGTGAAGGGGAGGGAGGGGAGAGGTAGCAGAATTTAAGTTGTCAGAATTTAACTTAAGGGGAGGGGAGGAGATTGTTGTCTCTTGAATAGACTGCCACGCAAGGCCATTTTTTAGCCATTGATACCCTACTGCTATCCCTTGACTGAGGGCCATAAAAAGGGATTGACTAATCAACCCAAAGGCGATAAGTTGTCCTAGGCTGAGTTGTTGGGTCAGGAGAAGATGAGAACCTACCCAGAGCATCACGCCTAGGGTAATTTGACCGATACTTTGATAAAGTTTGAGGTGTTGGCTTAGGGTATAATCTAAGGTCTGTTGTCCGTTTAAATGGTGTCGCCACGATAGAGAAAGGTTTTGCTGGATTGTCTGCTGTAGGGTGTCTCGTTGGTGGAGGGAAGAGGGGAGAATTTGCAGGCTGAGTAATGACTGAATCCAGTGTTGCTGGAATTTTTGCTCTAAGTTGCTTTGGGTGTCTATAGACTGCCGCGCTAGACTGAAGAGGAAGCTACTCAATAGTAAGCAGAATAACAGGCTGAATAAAAGGATTAAGGTTAGGAAAATGTTATAGAAGCTGAGGAGAAATGCCCCCAAAAGGCAAAAACTGCTGTTGAGGAGGAGGGGGATTAACTCACTATCCAGAAAAGAGGTTATATGTGACACTCTTTTCCCATTATATAATACCTCACCTAATTTGTTTTTGTCAAGGGGAGATTGAAAAAAATCTGAAAAATGTTGAAAGAGAAAGCGCAGTATTTTCTGATTGATTTTATGGGCAAAGGCGCGCCAGATTTTTAGACGAATCTGATTAATGGTGATCTGACCGATGATGAGGAAAAGGAGGAGAAGGGCTAAACTGTTGAGGGTCGCTAATCGTTGCTGAAAAAAGACGTGATCAATGAGAATATGTAAGATAACCGGGGGACTGAGGGAGAAAAGGGCGCTGGTGAAACTGAGCAAGAGGAGCAGGAAAAAGGGAGTAAAATGCTGTTGAATTTGCTGGGAGAGGAGGGCTTTTAAGGAGCCTAAAGGGGAGGGATGGGAGGGGGAGTCTAAATGGAGGATCTGCTTGTGCTGTTGCTGTTTCCAGTTACTTTGAAACTCTTGGGGGGAATACTCTAATAAACCTACGGTAGGAACGGCCAGGGTGATGGTGTCTCCGACTTGGTAGAGAACCGCGAGTTGATCCCCCCAATAGAGGAGCGCGGGGGGTTTGAGGTGGGGGAGGGGGGAGTGGGAGGGGGTGAGGAGGGTGGGGGTGAGGCCGAGACGTTGGGCGATCGCACGATACAAAGACCAAGACAGATCCCGACGTTGGGACGCGGCCTCTAGCACCCGCTTTAAAGGTTCTCGGGGACAGTCTAGCCCAAAATAGTCCGCCACCATCTCAAAACAGGCGATCGCACTTTCCACCACCCCCCCGGTACTACTGACGAAGGGATAGGAAGGACGAGGAGGAGTTAAGGGGACGGGAAAATTCAATAAACGCACCTCCCCTTCCGGCACCAGGCCCCCCATGTCCCAAGGCAGGGGAAGGGCAGAATAGGGGGTGTAACGGTCTGTCAAGGAGGCCACCGCTC contains the following coding sequences:
- a CDS encoding ATP-binding cassette domain-containing protein; protein product: MVSSAEIVPFLSRLPPFDRLPMPIVQGLAELALVQSYDQGETIAGDFVQILYQGTIQLCADDPLTEEAVPLRVQQGGCCWGWLELWGGVRYEGAIATTPILTLAIPPEAFFPLWEQYPPFGEYFQQEVREGEVYWCLRHYWSSEELSPSVLGEFVGQISPQTLVYHCPPHRFADLAPEGTWYVTGGAVASLTDRYTPYSALPLPWDMGGLVPEGEVRLLNFPVPLTPPRPSYPFVSSTGGVVESAIACFEMVADYFGLDCPREPLKRVLEAASQRRDLSWSLYRAIAQRLGLTPTLLTPSHSPLPHLKPPALLYWGDQLAVLYQVGDTITLAVPTVGLLEYSPQEFQSNWKQQQHKQILHLDSPSHPSPLGSLKALLSQQIQQHFTPFFLLLLLSFTSALFSLSPPVILHILIDHVFFQQRLATLNSLALLLLFLIIGQITINQIRLKIWRAFAHKINQKILRFLFQHFSDFFQSPLDKNKLGEVLYNGKRVSHITSFLDSELIPLLLNSSFCLLGAFLLSFYNIFLTLILLFSLLFCLLLSSFLFSLARQSIDTQSNLEQKFQQHWIQSLLSLQILPSSLHQRDTLQQTIQQNLSLSWRHHLNGQQTLDYTLSQHLKLYQSIGQITLGVMLWVGSHLLLTQQLSLGQLIAFGLISQSLFMALSQGIAVGYQWLKNGLAWQSIQETTISSPPLKLNSDNLNSATSPLPPLHHNLQVKNIILPHFSDLYPSQPPLNFTLCAGEWLGITGKSGAGKTTLIQLLSLSRPCSTGQILWDGRNISQIRPQLLQNQIAIASQQMPILSDTIAENLAPFQAQSCLEQIEEICQITRLHPWVMTLPQQYDTFLGKNGLLPSEGEQQKILLTRCLLQHPSLLILDQVTHAIAREELTEIMENLRYFYPKMTVILVSRYPDCLQHTDRILVMDYGAIIEEIPRGGNSFKVLVQSKK